Proteins encoded by one window of Candidatus Sumerlaea chitinivorans:
- a CDS encoding Serine/threonine protein kinase — translation MTEETPFPFRVALGQDEKGGRLSGLPLKLEPSRDIPETPAQPLPAVGDEPLEAGHEEFGAFRIEGVLAAGGMSVVYRAAHQATGEVVALKLLRPSVASNQLLVDAMFREAQTLHRLSHPGIVNVLGYGVHAGKPFVVLELVDGVALSQLMRMLDLSREQLRHLVKHVCAAVAYLHKEGFLHCDLKPSHIYVSREGAVKLIDFGLVCDCNGATSEALRFGTGPYVAPELIAGTHYPTPASDIYALAVTFYRLFTTQLPDPTQLKKASELNPDLPAAVDAVFARALAVVPEERFSSVDEFAEELLKALG, via the coding sequence GTGACGGAAGAGACACCATTTCCATTCAGGGTTGCCTTGGGACAGGACGAGAAAGGGGGGCGCCTGTCGGGGCTGCCGCTGAAGTTAGAACCTTCACGAGACATTCCAGAAACCCCCGCGCAACCGCTACCCGCCGTGGGGGACGAACCGCTCGAGGCAGGGCACGAGGAATTTGGTGCCTTCCGAATCGAGGGCGTGCTTGCCGCGGGGGGAATGAGCGTAGTTTACCGTGCTGCTCACCAAGCCACGGGGGAAGTTGTGGCGTTGAAACTGCTCAGGCCTTCGGTTGCTTCCAACCAGCTACTTGTGGACGCAATGTTTCGGGAGGCCCAGACATTGCATCGGCTCTCGCACCCGGGAATTGTCAACGTGCTTGGTTACGGGGTCCATGCCGGCAAGCCGTTTGTGGTGTTGGAGCTTGTGGACGGAGTGGCGCTTAGCCAGCTGATGAGAATGCTGGATTTGAGCCGTGAGCAGTTGCGCCACTTGGTGAAGCACGTGTGTGCTGCCGTGGCTTACCTTCACAAGGAGGGGTTCCTGCATTGTGACCTGAAGCCCTCGCACATTTATGTGAGCCGAGAGGGGGCGGTGAAACTCATAGATTTTGGGCTGGTGTGCGACTGCAACGGTGCAACGAGCGAAGCCCTGCGATTTGGGACGGGGCCATACGTGGCGCCTGAGCTAATTGCCGGCACTCATTATCCCACGCCCGCATCGGATATTTATGCATTAGCGGTGACGTTCTACCGCTTGTTCACGACCCAGCTGCCTGATCCTACCCAATTAAAGAAGGCGAGCGAACTCAACCCCGATTTGCCAGCGGCCGTGGATGCCGTCTTTGCCCGAGCGCTGGCGGTAGTGCCTGAGGAGCGATTTTCGTCCGTGGACGAGTTCGCCGAAGAACTCTTGAAGGCGTTGGGATAG
- a CDS encoding Cell division trigger factor encodes MMPENEGSVQENSDQQSQESILEQARQKIRQQKEEVVPHNILEDLPLPESRRKLTIEIAQEDWERRLDELFEEFRRSATIEGFRKGKAPVKLLQRRFMKEAREELAERILPPILQKYAEAKKTVIYGKPVLTDQQYESGKAPRLTLEIEVKPEIDPVGYESVEVEVEEVVVPPDAVDANLERLRQENAYLEEVQEPANSDDDVVVVDILAVGKDGKTLDRRSDVSLQIGVPQSAQLPDAVREALKGKAAGETIELDASTPDGTPAHYTVNVKSVKKLRIPELDDEFAKDLGQENLAALRAHVEARIREQVEEEKKDRAFNAVVAELVKKVEFDVPPSLKAQVEQDLMKRDLTHLYMTGRMPQHARGLSREEYRQRISDDADQRVKGYLLLDAIGIKENIEATEEDIQAALEARAKAEGRKPLAVRAALEKRREWDSFVEEVRFEKIRNFVLSKAKIRWVPPKQSEQPAEA; translated from the coding sequence GTGATGCCAGAGAACGAAGGCTCAGTTCAGGAAAACAGCGATCAGCAGTCGCAAGAAAGCATCTTGGAACAAGCTCGGCAGAAGATTCGGCAGCAAAAGGAAGAAGTTGTCCCCCACAATATCCTCGAAGACCTTCCGCTCCCAGAGTCGCGCCGCAAACTGACGATCGAAATCGCCCAAGAAGATTGGGAACGGCGCCTTGACGAGCTATTCGAAGAGTTTCGTCGTTCAGCGACCATCGAGGGTTTCCGCAAGGGCAAAGCCCCTGTGAAGCTTCTGCAGCGTCGCTTTATGAAAGAGGCACGCGAAGAACTTGCTGAGCGTATTCTCCCACCGATTCTCCAGAAGTACGCGGAAGCCAAGAAGACCGTCATCTATGGCAAGCCCGTCCTGACCGATCAACAATATGAAAGTGGGAAAGCACCCCGCCTCACCCTCGAGATTGAGGTGAAACCAGAAATTGACCCCGTCGGCTACGAGTCCGTGGAGGTTGAAGTCGAGGAGGTCGTCGTCCCGCCGGATGCTGTGGACGCGAACCTCGAGCGCCTCCGCCAGGAGAACGCCTACCTCGAGGAAGTGCAGGAGCCGGCGAATTCGGATGACGACGTCGTCGTCGTGGACATTCTCGCTGTAGGCAAGGACGGGAAAACTCTCGACCGCCGGAGTGACGTCTCTTTACAAATCGGCGTTCCACAAAGCGCCCAGCTGCCGGATGCCGTGCGCGAGGCCCTAAAAGGCAAGGCTGCAGGCGAGACGATTGAGCTCGATGCCTCAACCCCCGACGGCACTCCCGCCCACTACACGGTGAATGTGAAGAGCGTCAAAAAACTGCGCATCCCCGAGCTTGATGACGAGTTTGCCAAAGACCTTGGCCAAGAAAACTTGGCAGCTCTTCGCGCCCACGTCGAAGCACGCATTCGCGAGCAGGTCGAGGAAGAGAAAAAGGATCGCGCGTTCAATGCGGTCGTCGCCGAACTTGTGAAGAAAGTCGAATTCGACGTGCCGCCTTCGCTTAAAGCACAAGTTGAGCAGGACCTTATGAAGCGCGATCTCACGCACCTCTACATGACTGGCCGCATGCCGCAGCACGCGCGGGGTCTATCGCGCGAAGAGTACCGGCAACGAATCTCTGACGATGCCGACCAGCGGGTGAAGGGTTACCTCCTGCTCGACGCCATTGGCATCAAAGAGAACATCGAGGCGACCGAAGAGGACATTCAGGCAGCCCTCGAAGCCCGCGCAAAAGCCGAAGGGCGCAAGCCGCTTGCCGTGCGCGCTGCCCTCGAGAAGCGCCGCGAGTGGGATAGCTTCGTTGAAGAAGTGCGCTTCGAGAAAATCCGGAACTTTGTCCTCAGCAAAGCGAAGATCCGCTGGGTCCCACCCAAGCAGAGCGAGCAACCGGCCGAAGCCTAA
- a CDS encoding putative membrane protein produces the protein MKEEGNRVAQTESLQAGKSLGKWDVIVVGGGTAGVCAAIASARHGARTLLVEQFGFLGGTQAGALVGPVAPNYLADGTPLTLGIGQEIWDRMAALGAAGKRREGRYGPREWPWFDHEMLKCVLDDMVTEAGVEVLFHTWLSAAEVKAGRIDHLAVENKSGRLALQAECYVDATGDADVAYRAGVPCESGRPSDGLNQPASLRFTLGNVDWERAARFLREQGLTHVELPTVSYAEGGGAKELESLIKKAIADGCVSAETMRYFQFFALDGRPGEVTFNCPELRLKDPCDAFELSRALVEGRRRIRELIRFCRKYLVGFENCYLVSIAPMLGVRSSRRIRGRVTLTAEDVLSGRKFPDAVARNNWPPDIHSPREGEGLVLEEKKMKLAPGDYCDIPYGCLVPEGVTNLLVAGRCISATFEAQAAIRISRVCQALGQAAGTAAALCAIGGYRTDELDGRIVHETLARDGLFA, from the coding sequence ATGAAAGAAGAGGGAAACAGAGTGGCGCAAACAGAGTCTTTGCAGGCCGGAAAGTCGCTTGGGAAATGGGATGTGATTGTGGTGGGCGGTGGGACCGCGGGTGTGTGTGCAGCGATTGCGTCGGCGCGGCATGGCGCGCGCACCTTGTTGGTTGAGCAATTTGGTTTTTTGGGAGGCACCCAAGCGGGTGCGTTGGTGGGGCCGGTGGCGCCGAATTATCTCGCGGATGGCACGCCGCTCACCTTGGGCATTGGACAGGAAATCTGGGACCGCATGGCGGCGCTTGGTGCGGCTGGAAAGCGCAGGGAGGGGCGTTACGGGCCCCGTGAGTGGCCATGGTTCGACCACGAGATGCTCAAATGTGTGCTGGATGACATGGTCACGGAGGCCGGTGTGGAAGTGCTCTTCCACACGTGGTTGAGCGCGGCGGAGGTGAAGGCGGGGCGGATCGACCACCTTGCGGTCGAGAACAAAAGCGGACGCCTCGCGCTCCAAGCCGAGTGTTATGTGGATGCGACGGGCGATGCGGATGTTGCCTATCGGGCGGGAGTCCCCTGCGAGAGCGGGCGGCCCAGTGATGGGCTGAATCAGCCAGCCTCGCTTCGTTTCACCCTTGGAAACGTGGACTGGGAACGCGCGGCGCGTTTTCTTCGCGAGCAAGGCCTGACGCATGTTGAACTTCCCACAGTAAGCTATGCCGAGGGTGGAGGGGCCAAAGAGCTCGAATCCCTCATAAAGAAAGCCATTGCGGATGGTTGCGTCTCAGCGGAGACGATGCGATACTTCCAATTCTTTGCGCTCGACGGTCGGCCGGGCGAGGTGACTTTCAATTGTCCCGAGCTACGCCTCAAAGATCCATGCGACGCCTTTGAGCTTAGCCGGGCGCTCGTGGAAGGGCGGCGGCGCATCCGGGAGCTCATTCGGTTTTGCCGCAAGTACCTTGTCGGTTTTGAGAATTGCTACCTTGTGAGCATTGCGCCGATGTTAGGGGTGCGGAGTTCGCGCCGAATTCGGGGTCGCGTCACCCTGACGGCGGAGGATGTGCTCTCGGGCCGAAAATTCCCCGATGCGGTCGCGCGCAACAATTGGCCCCCCGACATTCACTCGCCGCGCGAGGGGGAGGGGCTGGTCTTGGAGGAAAAGAAGATGAAGCTGGCCCCCGGCGACTACTGCGACATTCCGTACGGTTGCCTTGTGCCGGAGGGAGTCACGAACCTACTTGTGGCGGGTCGGTGCATTTCGGCCACATTTGAGGCGCAAGCGGCTATTCGGATTTCGCGGGTCTGTCAAGCGCTGGGGCAGGCGGCGGGTACGGCTGCGGCGCTCTGCGCCATCGGCGGCTACCGCACCGACGAGCTCGACGGGCGCATCGTCCACGAAACGCTCGCCCGCGACGGGCTGTTCGCTTAG
- a CDS encoding CTP synthase: MQKLGGFVFVTRPEIAAGTKFIFVTGGVVSSLGKGIASATIGALLEAHGLRVANQKFDPYINVDPGTMSPFQHGEVFVTDDGAETDLDLGHYERFTSARMTRLNNVTTGQIYFSVIDKERRGEYLGKTVQVVPHITDEIKSRIYKVAAGNYDVVITEIGGTVGDIESLPFLEAIRQVPYDIGRANVVYIHLTLVPFIRAAAEVKTKPTQHSVKELREIGIQPDVLLCRTERRFDEEIARKIALFCNVEPNAVFQAVDVDEIYRLPLLYHEQGLDRLLLSRLQITPRHEPNLEGWKQLDAIISDLRESVEIGFVGKYTNLQDAYKSVFEALRHAGFANGVRVNVHKIEAEDFSDEDLERMLSAMDGVLIPGGFGSRGIEGKIAAAGIARRRKIPYLGICLGMQLAVVEFARNVCGLTGAHSTEVEPATPHPVIDLMEEQKSVQALGGTMRLGAYDCTLRAGTLARRAYGQERISERHRHRYEVNNRYVPVLTEHGLVVSGVNEALQLVEMIELRDHPWFVGCQFHPEFKSRPLAPHPLFREFIAAARQHRAVRMEAKTS; the protein is encoded by the coding sequence GTGCAAAAACTGGGAGGTTTTGTTTTCGTGACCCGACCGGAAATTGCCGCCGGCACGAAGTTTATTTTTGTGACTGGCGGCGTCGTCTCTTCCCTCGGCAAAGGGATTGCCTCAGCCACGATTGGTGCGCTTCTCGAGGCGCATGGGCTGCGAGTCGCAAACCAGAAGTTCGACCCCTATATCAACGTCGACCCCGGCACGATGAGTCCGTTTCAACACGGGGAGGTGTTTGTGACGGACGACGGGGCGGAAACAGATCTCGACCTTGGCCACTACGAGCGCTTCACCAGCGCACGCATGACGCGTCTCAACAACGTGACGACGGGGCAGATCTATTTCAGCGTGATTGATAAGGAGCGGCGGGGGGAATACCTCGGCAAAACAGTTCAAGTGGTGCCGCACATCACCGACGAGATTAAGTCGCGGATCTACAAGGTCGCGGCCGGCAACTACGACGTGGTCATTACCGAAATCGGTGGCACGGTGGGCGACATCGAAAGCCTGCCTTTCCTTGAGGCAATTCGCCAAGTGCCCTACGACATTGGGCGGGCGAATGTGGTCTATATCCACTTGACGCTCGTTCCGTTTATCCGTGCCGCAGCCGAGGTAAAAACGAAGCCGACCCAGCACAGCGTCAAGGAACTGCGCGAGATCGGTATTCAGCCGGACGTTCTGCTGTGTCGAACGGAGCGGCGGTTCGACGAGGAAATTGCGCGCAAAATCGCGCTGTTCTGCAATGTGGAACCCAACGCGGTGTTTCAGGCGGTGGATGTGGATGAAATCTACCGCTTGCCGCTGCTCTACCACGAGCAGGGGCTGGACCGCCTGCTTCTGAGCAGGCTGCAGATTACGCCACGCCACGAACCGAACCTCGAGGGTTGGAAGCAGCTCGACGCGATCATCAGCGATTTGCGTGAGAGCGTCGAGATCGGTTTCGTGGGAAAGTACACGAACTTGCAGGACGCGTACAAAAGTGTGTTTGAGGCGCTACGCCACGCGGGCTTCGCGAACGGCGTGCGTGTGAATGTGCACAAGATCGAAGCCGAGGACTTTTCGGACGAGGACCTCGAGCGGATGCTCAGCGCGATGGATGGGGTGCTCATCCCGGGCGGCTTTGGCTCGCGGGGCATCGAGGGCAAAATTGCGGCGGCGGGCATCGCGCGGCGGCGAAAGATTCCCTATCTTGGAATCTGCTTGGGGATGCAGTTGGCGGTGGTGGAATTTGCCCGCAACGTTTGTGGGTTGACGGGGGCACACTCCACGGAGGTGGAGCCCGCAACACCGCACCCGGTCATTGACCTGATGGAAGAGCAGAAAAGTGTTCAAGCGCTGGGTGGGACGATGCGGCTGGGGGCTTACGACTGCACGTTGCGGGCTGGGACGCTAGCGCGTCGCGCCTACGGGCAGGAGCGGATTTCGGAGCGCCACCGCCACCGCTATGAGGTCAACAATCGCTACGTGCCGGTGCTCACCGAACATGGTCTGGTGGTGAGCGGCGTAAATGAGGCGCTTCAGCTTGTGGAGATGATCGAGCTACGCGATCATCCGTGGTTCGTCGGCTGCCAGTTTCATCCAGAATTTAAGTCGCGGCCGCTGGCGCCGCATCCGCTATTTCGGGAGTTCATTGCGGCTGCGCGGCAGCATCGGGCGGTGCGAATGGAGGCCAAAACGAGCTGA